In Paenibacillus hexagrammi, the following are encoded in one genomic region:
- a CDS encoding VOC family protein, with the protein MGRLVHFEIHVDDMDRAKTFYGEVFGWKFEDWSSYAGMPYYGAVTGNTDEPGINGALMQRRGPSPQPGQAVSGYACTMGVENYDAAEAKILELGGKVALPKYALPGMAWQGYYMDTEGNIFGIHQPDQNAK; encoded by the coding sequence ATGGGAAGACTCGTTCATTTTGAAATTCATGTTGATGACATGGATCGTGCTAAAACATTTTACGGTGAAGTATTTGGGTGGAAGTTCGAGGATTGGAGCAGCTATGCGGGCATGCCTTATTATGGCGCAGTGACAGGTAATACCGATGAACCTGGGATTAACGGAGCGTTGATGCAGCGCCGCGGACCTTCTCCGCAGCCAGGACAAGCTGTAAGCGGCTATGCCTGCACCATGGGCGTGGAGAACTACGATGCTGCGGAAGCCAAGATTCTCGAGCTTGGAGGCAAGGTCGCATTGCCGAAGTACGCTTTGCCGGGGATGGCTTGGCAAGGGTATTACATGGATACGGAAGGCAATATTTTTGGCATCCATCAGCCCGACCAGAACGCGAAGTAA
- a CDS encoding ABC transporter substrate-binding protein — translation MRSNWKTIGSLLSSTMLAVTLSACGSGNNGGSEGAAAVQSSAAGEASTSPVLTTTAPAATVSASPVDALYEQAKKEGKVIVYSTSGRANDAAKTFMKQYPGIQVEVSKVKSDQMMDKVAREQDAGQFNPDVLVTKEVSGAVDFEMVKQGRYLKYLPEDIAPHEDEPFRTQAESVAGYAEFRTLWYNSDHYDKPPVTNWWDLTTPEWKGKVYTADPVGDPSFMNLFSTFAVHADDMAAAYKMKFGKDIELHGTENAGYEFIKQLLDNQLVTLDGSTDVLDAIGKKDSDALAIAVTGEVADLKEEGWHAKPIYDLKPKTSVVDAGYFFLAKNAPHEAAAKLFIRWMLGEADGQGAGIEPFNEVGSWVPRDDVKTKNEIAFDQLNLWNYDGEALYKIEPKVRDFWIKNK, via the coding sequence ATGCGAAGCAATTGGAAGACCATCGGCAGTTTGTTGAGTTCAACGATGTTGGCAGTGACACTCAGCGCTTGCGGCAGCGGCAATAACGGAGGAAGCGAGGGCGCAGCAGCAGTACAGAGTTCGGCAGCGGGAGAGGCATCCACAAGCCCGGTCCTAACAACCACGGCCCCAGCGGCAACTGTGTCAGCGAGTCCCGTCGACGCCTTGTATGAGCAAGCGAAGAAGGAAGGAAAAGTCATCGTCTACTCGACATCAGGTCGCGCCAACGATGCTGCAAAGACGTTCATGAAGCAATACCCGGGCATCCAAGTCGAGGTCAGCAAAGTGAAGTCGGATCAAATGATGGATAAAGTCGCGCGCGAGCAAGACGCAGGTCAATTTAACCCCGATGTGCTCGTCACCAAAGAAGTCAGCGGTGCTGTCGATTTCGAGATGGTCAAGCAAGGCCGTTACCTCAAATATTTGCCGGAGGATATCGCGCCGCATGAAGACGAGCCGTTCCGCACACAAGCGGAAAGCGTTGCCGGCTACGCAGAATTCCGGACACTTTGGTACAACAGCGACCATTATGATAAACCGCCTGTTACGAACTGGTGGGATCTGACGACGCCGGAATGGAAAGGGAAAGTATACACAGCCGATCCGGTTGGTGATCCTTCCTTCATGAACTTGTTCAGTACATTCGCTGTCCACGCGGACGACATGGCGGCGGCTTACAAGATGAAGTTCGGCAAAGATATCGAACTGCACGGCACGGAAAACGCCGGCTATGAATTTATCAAGCAGCTGCTCGATAACCAGCTTGTAACGTTGGACGGCAGCACAGATGTGCTGGACGCGATCGGCAAAAAGGACAGTGACGCTTTGGCCATTGCGGTTACAGGCGAGGTGGCAGACCTGAAGGAAGAAGGTTGGCACGCGAAGCCAATCTACGACTTGAAGCCAAAGACGTCGGTTGTGGATGCGGGATATTTTTTCCTAGCCAAAAATGCGCCGCATGAAGCTGCTGCCAAGCTGTTTATACGCTGGATGCTCGGAGAAGCGGATGGCCAGGGCGCAGGAATCGAACCTTTCAATGAAGTTGGCTCATGGGTCCCGCGAGACGATGTAAAAACGAAGAACGAAATCGCCTTCGACCAATTGAACTTGTGGAATTATGACGGTGAGGCCCTATACAAGATCGAGCCTAAGGTTCGTGACTTCTGGATCAAAAACAAATAA
- a CDS encoding ABC transporter permease, whose translation MAPDTGLAFLSYVVLWPVFMIVSSTFRWNLQDLRLSDQAIPGHFTWFHWIRVLASDTSYALFYHPVFHSICVGAATSLLSMVIGCGLAWLVTRTDMPLKRTITFLAVIPYLLPAWVLSQAWLMFFKNEKIGGVPGFIQSIFHISPPDWLSYGFVPIVLTLSLHDCVYFFLIVGAALSTINPQLEEAASLAGARRFTILRRIVLPVVLPSILSAVILVFTKALSSYGVPQLLGTPVDYQMIATMLYSSMRSRMTSEASVLSILLLLISVAAIAFYFRALGKRRSFVTVSGKSAGGSAQALGRWRNPAAVVVLLLMAAMAVLPLLVLLAQTFLLKEGAPIGPQNFTLHYWIGGSDPDINSGEPGILKNPIFLLALKNSLKIAGISSILAAAGGLLLGYVTVRSKRSWLGRLIDNVSFFPYLIPGISLSAMYITMFAKPVLYLPALYGTLSLLVLITVVKELPFTVKAGGAAIMQLGEELEEAAVVGGASWLTSFRRILLPLTRKSFVSLFLLVFIGAMKEMELIIILVTPRTETLTTLTFFYAERNYTQLMNVMLMIIIAIVLIVYALSVKLGKADLTQGIGGQ comes from the coding sequence TTGGCTCCGGATACCGGCCTTGCTTTTTTGAGCTATGTCGTCCTATGGCCGGTGTTTATGATCGTCAGCTCGACGTTCCGTTGGAACCTGCAGGATTTGCGATTAAGCGACCAAGCGATTCCCGGACATTTCACCTGGTTCCATTGGATTCGCGTGCTGGCCAGTGACACGAGCTATGCGCTGTTTTATCACCCTGTGTTCCACTCCATTTGTGTGGGTGCAGCAACCTCTCTCCTATCCATGGTCATTGGATGCGGACTCGCCTGGTTGGTCACTCGTACCGATATGCCGTTGAAGCGGACGATCACCTTTCTAGCGGTGATTCCGTATTTGCTGCCGGCTTGGGTATTGTCGCAGGCTTGGCTGATGTTTTTTAAGAACGAGAAAATCGGCGGAGTACCGGGCTTTATACAATCGATCTTTCATATATCGCCGCCGGATTGGCTCTCTTACGGGTTCGTGCCGATCGTGCTGACACTCTCGCTGCATGACTGCGTGTACTTCTTCCTGATCGTCGGAGCGGCATTAAGTACGATTAACCCGCAGTTGGAGGAAGCGGCCAGCCTGGCTGGGGCGAGACGATTTACCATCCTTCGAAGGATCGTGCTGCCGGTTGTGCTGCCTTCCATCCTGTCCGCAGTGATTCTCGTATTTACAAAAGCGCTAAGCTCCTACGGCGTCCCGCAATTGCTTGGCACTCCGGTCGACTATCAGATGATCGCGACTATGCTTTATTCGAGCATGCGTTCCCGCATGACGTCGGAAGCGAGCGTGCTCAGTATTTTGCTGCTGCTGATCTCCGTGGCGGCGATCGCATTTTATTTCCGGGCACTCGGAAAAAGGCGCAGCTTTGTCACGGTATCCGGCAAAAGCGCAGGAGGAAGCGCACAGGCGCTCGGCCGTTGGCGAAATCCTGCGGCGGTTGTCGTGCTGCTGCTTATGGCTGCTATGGCGGTGCTGCCCCTGCTCGTTTTACTCGCGCAAACGTTCCTGCTGAAGGAGGGGGCACCGATCGGGCCGCAAAACTTCACGCTTCACTATTGGATCGGAGGCTCTGACCCGGACATCAACAGCGGGGAGCCCGGCATCCTGAAGAATCCCATTTTCCTGCTTGCTCTGAAGAATTCGCTGAAAATCGCCGGCATCTCGTCCATTCTCGCAGCGGCAGGCGGTCTGCTGCTCGGTTACGTCACCGTTCGAAGCAAGAGGTCATGGCTGGGACGATTGATTGATAACGTTTCGTTCTTCCCCTATCTCATTCCGGGGATTTCACTGTCCGCGATGTACATAACCATGTTCGCCAAGCCGGTTCTGTACCTCCCAGCCTTATACGGCACGCTGAGTCTGCTCGTTCTAATTACGGTGGTCAAAGAGCTGCCGTTCACGGTCAAAGCAGGCGGCGCTGCGATCATGCAGCTTGGCGAGGAATTAGAAGAAGCAGCGGTCGTCGGGGGAGCATCCTGGCTAACTAGCTTTCGGCGTATTCTGCTGCCGCTAACGAGGAAGAGCTTCGTTTCTCTGTTTTTGCTCGTGTTCATCGGTGCCATGAAGGAGATGGAGCTGATCATCATCCTGGTGACGCCGCGCACAGAGACGCTCACGACACTGACATTCTTTTACGCGGAACGCAATTATACGCAGCTCATGAACGTAATGCTGATGATCATCATTGCAATCGTGCTGATCGTTTATGCGCTGAGCGTCAAGCTTGGCAAAGCGGATTTGACACAAGGAATCGGAGGGCAATAA
- a CDS encoding ABC transporter ATP-binding protein, whose translation MQAIELEDIHVSLSGKPVLRGIDLTIEPGELMTFLGPSGCGKTTLLRVIAGLQQIDGGTVSILGREVANGSTRLHADPARRGVSLVFQSYALWPHMKVRDNVAFGLQVQGMKKAEIGERVHRVLKVMRIEELANRYPGELSGGQQQRVALARAIVTEPGILLLDEPLSNLDARLRVEMREEIRRLHKELKTTIIFVTHDQYEAMTLSNRVAVFFDGRIVQTAPPRELYRHPATLQIADFIGHTGFQMNVLQGQTIEEEGIQWLQTPACRFRIEGGQLPADTNWTVLIKPEDVLLHDRPNGRSVTAVVTETINSGSETFAAPSIRRSFTDRPRGGGYRYLPWCYRTCRHSLRMREHLRPSDRC comes from the coding sequence ATGCAGGCTATCGAATTGGAGGACATACATGTATCGCTAAGCGGCAAGCCCGTGCTCCGCGGCATCGACCTGACGATTGAGCCGGGCGAGCTGATGACATTCCTGGGGCCGTCCGGCTGCGGCAAAACGACCCTGCTGCGGGTCATCGCCGGCTTGCAGCAGATCGACGGAGGCACCGTATCCATCCTCGGCCGAGAAGTTGCGAACGGCAGCACCCGCTTGCATGCGGACCCTGCGCGGCGCGGCGTCAGCCTGGTATTCCAGAGCTATGCGCTTTGGCCTCACATGAAGGTGCGCGATAATGTAGCCTTCGGCCTGCAGGTGCAGGGAATGAAGAAAGCAGAGATTGGGGAGCGCGTTCATCGTGTGCTAAAGGTGATGCGCATCGAAGAGCTGGCGAATCGTTATCCCGGTGAGCTGTCGGGCGGACAGCAGCAGCGCGTGGCGCTTGCCCGGGCCATCGTAACCGAGCCGGGAATTCTGCTGCTCGATGAACCGTTGTCCAACCTCGACGCCCGCCTGCGGGTAGAGATGCGCGAAGAGATCCGCCGCCTGCACAAGGAGCTGAAGACCACGATCATCTTCGTCACCCATGATCAATATGAAGCCATGACGCTCTCCAATCGCGTAGCCGTCTTCTTTGACGGGCGCATTGTCCAGACAGCGCCGCCCCGTGAGCTGTACCGGCATCCTGCCACCCTGCAGATCGCCGATTTCATCGGGCATACCGGATTTCAAATGAATGTTCTGCAAGGCCAAACGATCGAGGAAGAAGGAATCCAATGGCTGCAAACGCCAGCCTGTCGCTTCCGCATCGAAGGCGGGCAATTACCCGCAGATACGAATTGGACCGTCCTGATCAAGCCGGAAGACGTGCTGCTGCATGACCGCCCGAACGGACGGAGCGTAACGGCTGTAGTTACAGAGACCATCAATTCGGGCTCGGAAACCTTTGCTGCGCCTTCAATTCGGCGAAGCTTCACTGATCGCCCGCGTGGCGGGGGATATCGATATCTCCCCTGGTGCTATCGTACATGCCGACATTCGCTGCGAATGCGTGAACATCTACGACCAAGCGACCGGTGTTAG
- a CDS encoding PHP-associated domain-containing protein, with protein MRIDFHIHAKLSKKTEFNAEHFRQIVEEARARGLTAITLTEHFNTHRFDDVYSSLDDLYPYNGHYYLIDGFRVFTGMEVDVAEGGHILVSGPKDRLLDIRSELEPHVSLERFIPLAKLFELCDSPEMMVIGGHPFRESNPLHHVDENLLRRFDAFDLNGKDLHEIGIEANKAKVLGLGQRLNVPVVAGSDAHHLLQAGCVYNEFDQNFETIAELKQAVRAGAFNRVLSPELDLQVRAAQMVKKLLKRTMEVA; from the coding sequence ATGAGAATTGATTTTCATATTCACGCCAAGCTTTCGAAAAAAACCGAATTTAACGCCGAACATTTTCGGCAAATTGTGGAAGAGGCACGTGCAAGAGGGCTCACAGCCATCACCTTGACGGAACATTTTAACACGCATCGCTTTGATGACGTCTACAGTTCACTGGATGACTTATATCCATATAATGGACATTATTATCTGATTGACGGATTCCGTGTATTTACCGGTATGGAGGTTGACGTAGCCGAAGGCGGACATATCCTTGTCAGCGGGCCCAAGGACCGGTTGTTGGACATCCGCTCGGAGCTCGAGCCCCATGTGTCATTGGAACGGTTCATCCCGCTTGCCAAGCTGTTCGAGCTCTGCGATTCACCGGAGATGATGGTCATTGGCGGGCATCCGTTCCGCGAATCCAACCCGCTTCATCACGTGGATGAGAACCTGCTACGGAGATTCGACGCCTTTGACCTGAATGGCAAAGACCTGCACGAAATCGGAATTGAGGCCAACAAAGCCAAAGTTCTCGGTTTGGGCCAGCGTCTTAACGTACCTGTCGTTGCAGGCAGCGATGCCCATCACTTGCTGCAAGCCGGATGCGTCTACAACGAATTCGACCAAAACTTCGAAACCATCGCCGAATTGAAGCAAGCGGTTCGTGCAGGAGCGTTTAACCGTGTGCTGTCACCTGAGCTGGACCTTCAGGTGCGCGCAGCCCAAATGGTTAAGAAGCTGTTGAAGCGAACCATGGAAGTGGCGTAG
- a CDS encoding MurR/RpiR family transcriptional regulator: MNFALEDTKLSKGHQRIADYIAKNPENIPFMVEEDLAQACGVSTSTVSRFWGEIGYRNLREFKQQAKEEWLLSPSIKLQSAFGKLEEAGTAASGVLQLTEYLQKTAERLDQAAFEQAVTVLHEASTIYLYGPGSAVCLTALMEFRLSRFGANVKTFSRGGHELLNTLIHVGPSDVIVIFGFVSQSPEMKALLEYAADCGCKTLLVTDLAVNDMLDQADILLYTERGELWEFHSMTAPIALIETLVVAVGKMQEHSALENGEKLHELRRKFKHLLPKRV; encoded by the coding sequence ATGAATTTTGCACTAGAAGACACGAAGTTGTCCAAAGGACATCAACGAATTGCCGATTATATTGCCAAAAACCCGGAAAACATCCCGTTCATGGTCGAAGAGGACCTCGCACAGGCTTGTGGAGTCAGCACCTCAACCGTCTCTCGGTTCTGGGGAGAAATCGGCTACCGCAATTTGCGCGAGTTTAAGCAGCAGGCCAAGGAAGAATGGCTGCTCTCCCCTTCCATCAAGCTGCAGTCCGCATTCGGCAAGCTGGAAGAAGCCGGCACAGCCGCCTCAGGTGTACTCCAACTGACGGAGTATTTGCAGAAAACAGCGGAGCGCTTGGATCAAGCAGCATTCGAGCAAGCCGTGACTGTCCTGCATGAAGCCAGCACCATCTATCTATACGGGCCGGGATCGGCCGTCTGCTTGACTGCGCTCATGGAGTTCCGTCTGTCGCGGTTCGGAGCGAACGTCAAAACGTTCTCACGTGGCGGTCATGAACTCCTGAACACGTTAATTCACGTGGGACCAAGCGACGTGATCGTCATCTTCGGCTTTGTCTCGCAATCGCCGGAAATGAAGGCGCTGCTGGAGTACGCAGCCGATTGCGGCTGCAAGACGCTCTTGGTCACGGACCTGGCCGTGAACGACATGCTGGATCAAGCAGACATCTTGTTGTACACAGAGCGGGGAGAGCTCTGGGAGTTTCACTCCATGACCGCCCCGATCGCCTTAATCGAAACCCTTGTCGTCGCCGTCGGCAAAATGCAGGAACACTCCGCTCTCGAGAATGGAGAGAAGCTCCACGAGCTGCGGCGCAAGTTCAAGCATCTACTGCCGAAGCGAGTGTAG